The sequence below is a genomic window from Acidobacteriota bacterium.
TCAGCGGAAGTTCAGACGCGGGGGCGGAATTTGTGCCCCAGAAACCGGTATTCGCGCGCCAAGTCCAGCTGTCGCGCGTTGATCCGGTACCCAAGGATCGAGAAAGGCCCGTTACAGCGATGTCCCTGATCAAGCACACGACCCGATTCATGGCAGCCGCGATGGCCGCCAGCTTCATCCTCACCCCGGTTGCCGCCGCCGACAAGGGCCGCGGGCGCGGCCACGATGACCACCGCGGCGGCTATGACCGCCGCGATGACCGGCGGGACTACCGCCGTGATGATCGCCGAGATCATCGGCGCTACGACCGCCACGACCACTATTACGACAGTTATCGCAGCCGTCCGGTCGTGGTGTACCGCCCGCGTGTCTACTACCACCCGCGCAGCACGGTGACGGTGACCTACGGCAACTCTTATGGCCCGTACTACTATTCCGGCTACAACCCGCGCTACGATGTGGGCGCGTATTACGATTACGGCCCGCGCCGCACGGTCTACATCAACGATTACGACCGCTATGGCCTCTACGAGCCGCCGCACGGCTATCACTGGGTGCGCGACAATGACCGCGGCGACGCGATTCTCGCCTCTGTCGCGACCGGGGCCATCATCGGCCTCGTGATCGGCGCCATCGCCACGGATTGACCTACACAGCCTCGTTTGACCCCTTTTGAGGCTCACTCACGCCCGGGATGCCTGAACAGGCGCCCGGGTGTTTTTTTGTGCACAAGGCAGAAACCGCTCCGGTTTCACCATGTTGTTAACTTCACTTTGGCGCAAATCATGCTTAGCTTTGCCCTGTCCCGGATGGTCTGGGGCGCAAGGCCGTGCACCCTGCACGCGTGAAAGGAGGTGATCCATGTCGAGTGAGAAACCAGGTGAGGCCGTTGGGTCTGTATCCTATGGTGTCTGGCTGGAGCAGCCTCTGACCAGCGCCTAGAGATATGGTAGGGCCGCTGCAACGCGGCCTGGACCTGACTGCCCCATGGGCTCACGGAAGCCGCCCCTCGACAGGGCGGCTTCTTTGATTCTGGCGCTGTGTTCTCAAGGCTTTTGTCCGGCAGCCATTTTCCGCTATGGCAACGCCAGCAGAAGGAAGCGCAAGATGAGCGTAGTTACCCACAAGGCCTCCGGTTGGTCTGTCGGCACGGGCAAGCCGCTGGCGGTGATGGCCGGCCTCAACGTTCTGGAAGACGAAGCCCTTGCGATGGAAGTCGGCACCGAGCTGAAGCGCATCTGTGCGCGCCTTGGCCTGCCCTACGTGTTCAAGGCCAGCTGGGACAAGGCGAACCGCTCGTCGATCAAATCCTATCGCGGCCCCGGCCTCCCCGGCCTGAAAATCCTCGCCAGCGTCAAGGCGAAGCTCGGCGTGCCGATCGTCACCGACCTGCACGAGCCCGGCCAGGCCGAAGCGGTGGCGGACGTCGCCGACATCCTGCAACTCCCCGCCTTCCTCGTGCGCCAGACCGATCTCGTGGTCGCCGTCGCCGAGGCCGCCAGCAAACATGGCGCACTGATCCAGGCCAAGAAGGCGCAGTTCATGGCCCCGTGGGATGCAAAGAACATCCTCTCCAAGATCGCCGAAGTCGCGCCGGATGTCGGCGTGATCCTGTGCGAGCGCGGAGTGAGCTTCGGCTACAACAACCTGATCGTCGACATGCTGGCGATTCCGGAAATGAAGAAGCTCGGCGCACCGGTGACGATTGACGCGACCCATGCCGTGCAGCTGCCCGGCGCTGACCCGCGAACGGCCGGCGCGTCCACCGGCGGACGCCGTGACGGTGTCGCCATCATCGCGAAGTCCGCGATCGCGGCGGGCGCCGACGGCGTATTCCTCGAATTCCATACCGATCCGGACAAGGCGCTCTGCGATGCGCCAAGCTGTCTGGCCCTGTCTGGCGCCGAAGAGCTGCTCACGACGCTGAAAGCGCTGCACGAGGCCGTCAACTGATCACCCTGCGCGCCTTCGCCCCGGCGGACCGCGCGCCGCTGGCTGCGATCCACGACGCGGCCAGCCGTCATGCCTTTCCTTGGGCACACCTGCCGCTGACGGACGAAATCGTCTTCGACCGCATCACGCAGGGCGAGGATATCCTTGTCGCCGAGCGCGGCGGCGCGCCGGTCGCATTCGCCTCGGTCTGGACGCCGGACGCCTTCGTGCACCACTTCTATGTCCACCCGTCAGCCCACGGGGCGGG
It includes:
- the kdsA gene encoding 3-deoxy-8-phosphooctulonate synthase gives rise to the protein MSVVTHKASGWSVGTGKPLAVMAGLNVLEDEALAMEVGTELKRICARLGLPYVFKASWDKANRSSIKSYRGPGLPGLKILASVKAKLGVPIVTDLHEPGQAEAVADVADILQLPAFLVRQTDLVVAVAEAASKHGALIQAKKAQFMAPWDAKNILSKIAEVAPDVGVILCERGVSFGYNNLIVDMLAIPEMKKLGAPVTIDATHAVQLPGADPRTAGASTGGRRDGVAIIAKSAIAAGADGVFLEFHTDPDKALCDAPSCLALSGAEELLTTLKALHEAVN
- a CDS encoding RcnB family protein, which encodes MSLIKHTTRFMAAAMAASFILTPVAAADKGRGRGHDDHRGGYDRRDDRRDYRRDDRRDHRRYDRHDHYYDSYRSRPVVVYRPRVYYHPRSTVTVTYGNSYGPYYYSGYNPRYDVGAYYDYGPRRTVYINDYDRYGLYEPPHGYHWVRDNDRGDAILASVATGAIIGLVIGAIATD